A window of candidate division KSB1 bacterium contains these coding sequences:
- the gyrA gene encoding DNA gyrase subunit A — MQRDKIIPVFIEEEMKDSYIDYSMSVIVSRALPDVRDGLKPVHRRVLYGMHELNLRPNSAYKKSARVVGEVLGKYHPHGDLAVYDTIVRMAQDFSLRYPLVDGQGNFGSVDGDSPAAMRYTEVRLTPIAEEVLRDLDKDTVDWRPNFDDTLKEPSVMPTVLPNLLVNGSSGIAVGMATNIPPHNLSEVVDGLIALIKDPEIKIEKLMKIIKGPDFPTGGIIYGIEGIDEAYRSGRGRIVVRARAVIEEVRGGRQNIIITELPYQVNKASLHEKIELLAQEKKIEGIRAARDESDRDGMRLVVELKSDADPNIVLNNLYKHTQMQETFGVIMLALVDGVPKVLNLKQVLQHFVDFRHEVVVRRLKFDLDKAEKRAHILEGLRICINNIDEIVAIIKKSKDPQTAKEALIKRFKLSEVQAQAILDMRLQRLTGLERDKIEAEYKEVMALIKQLKELLASKPKRMELISKELLELKEKFGDERRTEIVAKTGSFSVEDMIAEEDMVITISHGGFIKRFPVSGYRRQSRGGRGVTGATTKEDDFLEHLFIASTHDYVLFFTDKGRCHWLKVYDIPQAGKGSKGRAIVNMLTLEQNEKIAAYVSVKEFDDKHFVAFATKKGIVKKTALSEFGNPRRAGINAIVIDDGDTLIEAKITDGSADIMLGTRSGQAIRFHESEVREMGRTAGGVKGIELEKGDEVVGMVIIKRDASILVVSENGYGKRTELRDYKVQHRGGSGLITMKATEKTGKMVSIMEVIDDDDLMIITEKGVVIRQSVRDIKVISRNTSGVRLIKLGPGDRIGDVARVISEDGDEEQE, encoded by the coding sequence ATCCAACGCGACAAAATCATTCCCGTTTTTATTGAAGAAGAGATGAAGGATTCGTACATCGATTACTCGATGTCGGTCATCGTTTCCCGCGCGCTGCCGGATGTGCGCGACGGCTTGAAGCCCGTACACCGGCGCGTGTTGTACGGCATGCACGAGCTGAATCTCCGCCCCAATTCGGCGTACAAAAAGTCCGCGCGTGTGGTCGGCGAAGTGCTCGGCAAGTATCACCCGCACGGTGATCTTGCGGTGTACGACACCATCGTGCGCATGGCGCAGGATTTTTCCTTGCGTTATCCGCTCGTCGACGGCCAGGGCAATTTCGGCTCGGTTGACGGCGACTCGCCGGCGGCCATGCGTTACACGGAAGTGCGCCTCACGCCGATTGCCGAGGAAGTGCTCCGCGATCTCGACAAGGATACCGTTGATTGGCGGCCGAATTTTGACGACACGCTGAAAGAGCCGTCGGTGATGCCGACGGTGCTGCCGAACCTGCTGGTCAACGGCTCCTCCGGCATTGCGGTCGGCATGGCCACCAACATTCCGCCGCACAATTTGAGCGAGGTGGTGGACGGCTTGATCGCGCTGATCAAAGACCCCGAGATCAAAATCGAAAAGCTGATGAAGATCATCAAGGGGCCGGATTTTCCGACCGGCGGCATTATCTATGGTATTGAGGGCATTGATGAGGCGTATCGCAGCGGCCGCGGCCGCATCGTCGTGCGCGCCCGTGCCGTTATTGAGGAAGTGCGCGGCGGTCGACAAAACATCATCATCACCGAGCTGCCGTATCAAGTCAATAAAGCCTCGCTGCACGAGAAAATCGAATTGCTCGCGCAGGAGAAGAAGATCGAGGGCATCCGCGCGGCGCGGGACGAAAGCGACCGCGACGGCATGCGCCTCGTCGTCGAGCTGAAAAGTGACGCCGACCCCAACATCGTGCTCAACAATCTCTACAAGCACACGCAGATGCAGGAGACCTTCGGCGTCATCATGCTCGCGCTCGTGGATGGCGTTCCCAAGGTGCTGAACTTGAAACAGGTGTTGCAGCACTTTGTCGATTTCCGCCACGAAGTGGTGGTCCGCCGCCTGAAGTTTGATCTCGACAAAGCCGAGAAGCGCGCCCACATTCTCGAAGGCTTGCGCATCTGCATCAACAACATCGATGAGATCGTTGCGATCATCAAAAAGTCGAAAGACCCGCAGACCGCGAAAGAGGCGTTGATCAAGCGCTTCAAGCTCTCGGAAGTTCAGGCACAGGCGATTTTGGACATGCGCTTGCAGCGCCTTACCGGCCTGGAGCGCGACAAGATCGAAGCCGAATACAAAGAAGTGATGGCGCTCATCAAGCAGCTCAAAGAGCTGTTGGCGAGCAAGCCCAAGCGCATGGAATTGATCTCCAAAGAATTGCTGGAGCTGAAAGAGAAATTTGGCGATGAGCGCCGCACCGAGATTGTCGCGAAAACCGGCTCGTTTTCCGTCGAAGACATGATCGCGGAAGAAGACATGGTGATCACGATCTCGCACGGCGGCTTCATCAAGCGCTTTCCGGTGTCGGGTTATCGCCGGCAGAGCCGCGGCGGCCGCGGGGTGACGGGCGCAACGACCAAAGAGGACGATTTTCTGGAGCATCTTTTCATCGCCAGCACGCACGACTACGTGCTTTTTTTTACCGACAAGGGCCGCTGCCATTGGCTGAAGGTTTATGATATTCCGCAAGCCGGCAAGGGCTCGAAAGGCCGCGCCATCGTGAACATGCTGACGCTTGAGCAGAACGAGAAAATTGCGGCGTATGTTTCGGTGAAGGAATTTGACGACAAGCATTTCGTCGCGTTTGCCACGAAAAAGGGCATCGTCAAGAAAACGGCACTGTCGGAGTTTGGCAATCCGCGGCGCGCCGGCATCAATGCGATTGTGATTGACGACGGCGACACGCTGATCGAAGCCAAGATCACCGACGGCTCGGCCGACATCATGCTCGGCACGCGCTCGGGACAGGCGATTCGTTTCCATGAAAGCGAAGTGCGCGAAATGGGCCGCACCGCCGGCGGCGTCAAGGGCATTGAGCTTGAGAAGGGCGACGAAGTCGTCGGCATGGTCATCATCAAACGTGATGCCTCGATTCTGGTGGTGAGCGAAAATGGCTACGGCAAGCGTACGGAGTTGCGCGACTACAAAGTCCAGCACCGCGGCGGTTCTGGTTTGATCACAATGAAGGCAACGGAAAAAACCGGCAAGATGGTGAGCATCATGGAAGTGATCGATGACGATGATTTGATGATCATCACTGAAAAAGGCGTGGTGATTCGCCAAAGCGTGCGCGACATCAAGGTCATCAGCCGCAACACCTCGGGCGTGCGCTTGATCAAGCTCGGCCCGGGCGACCGCATTGGCGACGTGGCGCGGGTAATTTCGGAAGACGGCGACGAAGAGCAGGAATAG
- a CDS encoding DUF2283 domain-containing protein produces the protein MKVYYDDEVDAVYLKLSDQKPDGVVEIAEGVNLDTTNDGKLAGIEILKASKKLDVRTILSYSLELDKNSLRQSASFRLFRENKTVKNPRENIKPI, from the coding sequence ATGAAAGTATATTATGACGATGAAGTCGATGCGGTGTATTTAAAGTTAAGCGATCAAAAGCCGGACGGGGTTGTAGAAATCGCCGAAGGCGTTAATTTAGACACGACAAACGATGGCAAATTAGCCGGCATAGAAATTCTCAAGGCTTCCAAGAAGCTCGACGTTCGCACCATATTGTCGTATTCGCTTGAGTTGGATAAAAACAGTCTAAGACAAAGCGCCTCTTTTCGCCTGTTTAGAGAAAATAAAACTGTAAAAAATCCAAGAGAAAACATAAAACCAATCTGA
- a CDS encoding N(4)-(beta-N-acetylglucosaminyl)-L-asparaginase: protein MSTNFSRRRFLQFTAALPTLGFPAIITKKMQTKSAGKWPVIVCSRGEDWGRKVNAPAWEILSAGGNAMDAVEKAANVVELDPEDTSVGYGGLPNEEGVVQLDASCMYGPTHKPGSVACLEGIKTPCSVARLVMERTDHMLLVGAGAQRFAIAHGFQIENLLTEKSRLIWLKWKENLSDQDDWLPPVDGIYKDKNGRPSGTINVFGIDAQGNVAGITTTSGLFGKISGRVGDSPIIGAGLYVDNEVGAAGATGRGEEVMRTCGSFYVVSLMRQGLHPTKACLEACKRIVEINQRQGIKIDFNDKFVAVNKKGEVGCAAIKGSKKYPPMVAYTNPDGFTALAGEYLIEENR, encoded by the coding sequence ATGTCCACCAACTTTTCCCGCCGGCGTTTTTTGCAATTCACCGCAGCATTGCCAACACTGGGCTTTCCCGCCATCATCACCAAAAAAATGCAAACCAAATCCGCCGGCAAATGGCCAGTCATCGTTTGCAGCCGCGGCGAAGATTGGGGCCGCAAAGTCAATGCGCCGGCGTGGGAAATTCTCTCCGCCGGCGGCAATGCCATGGACGCGGTCGAAAAAGCCGCCAATGTCGTCGAACTTGACCCGGAAGATACCAGCGTCGGTTACGGCGGCCTGCCCAATGAAGAGGGCGTGGTGCAGCTCGACGCCTCCTGCATGTATGGCCCCACACACAAACCGGGCTCGGTGGCGTGTCTGGAGGGCATCAAGACCCCGTGCAGCGTGGCGCGCTTGGTGATGGAGCGCACCGATCACATGTTGCTGGTGGGCGCCGGCGCCCAGAGATTCGCCATCGCGCACGGCTTTCAGATCGAAAATCTGCTGACGGAAAAATCGCGGCTGATCTGGCTGAAATGGAAGGAAAATTTGAGCGACCAGGACGACTGGCTGCCGCCGGTAGATGGCATTTATAAAGATAAAAACGGCCGCCCCAGCGGCACCATCAATGTCTTCGGCATCGATGCGCAGGGCAACGTCGCCGGCATCACCACCACCAGCGGGCTGTTTGGGAAAATTTCCGGCCGGGTCGGCGATTCGCCGATCATCGGCGCGGGCTTGTATGTCGATAACGAGGTTGGCGCCGCCGGCGCGACCGGCCGCGGCGAAGAAGTGATGCGCACCTGCGGCAGCTTCTACGTCGTCTCGTTGATGCGGCAAGGCCTGCACCCGACAAAAGCCTGCCTCGAAGCTTGCAAGCGCATCGTCGAAATCAATCAGCGACAGGGGATCAAAATTGATTTTAACGACAAATTTGTGGCAGTGAATAAAAAAGGCGAGGTGGGGTGCGCCGCCATCAAAGGCTCGAAAAAATATCCGCCGATGGTCGCCTACACCAACCCCGACGGTTTCACGGCGCTGGCCGGTGAGTATTTAATTGAAGAAAACAGATAA
- the gyrB gene encoding DNA topoisomerase (ATP-hydrolyzing) subunit B, which yields MATKTKLQPAAKSKKAKVPAQKTNGKLSVKKDGKKTAAADKIARRGEQNKALVPKADAKEKKAVVEVKDEIRNKAVISGNGKEQKIPTNGGAPTTKEEAVEQYKADSITVLEGLDPVRKRPAMYIGDISTRGFHHLVNEVVDNAIDEALVGFCDKIDVTINKDGSVTVEDNGRGIPVDLHPVVKRPALEVVMTKLHAGGKFDKKSYKVSGGLHGVGVSVVNALSEWLVVEVARDGNVYMQKYKRGTPVHDVKIIGKRKGTGTKVTFFPDHQIFGKQKYNFDILCERLRELAFLNKDLKINITDERTGKSEKFQYKGGIIEFVQYIDEAREAIMKKPIYISGERENVPVELALQYNDGYNENIFTYVNDIHTIEGGSHLVGFKAALTKTINTYATKNNLIKEKDEIQLSGDDVREGLTAVLSIKVAEPQFEGQTKTKLGNSEVRGIVESIIGEGLSVYFEENPPVARKIVEKCLLAARSREAARKARELTRRKSGIDGAGLPGKLADCSITDPEHCEIYIVEGDSAGGSAKQGRDRRFQAILPIKGKILNVEKARLDKILSNEEIRTIVTALGTGIGSDDFDASKIRYGKVIIMSDADVDGSHIRTLLLTFFFRYMKPLVEQGRIFIAQPPLYRIAKGKEEYYAYDDDEKESILERFEKQDGINIQRYKGLGEMNPEQLWKTTMDPEQRTMRQVTIEEAYQADLIFSTLMGDKVEPRRKFIEENAKYVRNLDV from the coding sequence CAAGGCTGTGATTTCCGGAAATGGCAAGGAGCAGAAAATTCCGACAAATGGGGGCGCGCCCACAACGAAAGAGGAAGCTGTTGAGCAATACAAAGCAGATTCGATCACTGTTCTTGAGGGCCTGGATCCGGTGCGCAAGCGCCCGGCGATGTACATCGGCGATATCTCGACGCGCGGTTTTCATCATCTCGTCAACGAAGTGGTGGACAACGCCATCGACGAGGCGCTCGTTGGCTTTTGTGATAAAATCGACGTAACCATCAACAAAGATGGCAGCGTGACGGTCGAAGACAACGGCCGCGGCATTCCGGTTGACTTGCACCCGGTGGTCAAGCGGCCGGCGCTGGAAGTGGTGATGACGAAACTGCACGCCGGCGGCAAATTTGACAAAAAGTCGTATAAAGTTTCCGGCGGCTTGCACGGCGTCGGTGTGTCGGTGGTGAATGCGCTCTCGGAGTGGCTGGTCGTGGAAGTAGCGCGGGACGGCAATGTTTACATGCAAAAGTATAAGCGCGGCACCCCCGTGCACGACGTCAAAATCATCGGCAAGCGCAAAGGCACCGGCACCAAGGTCACGTTCTTTCCGGATCATCAGATTTTCGGCAAGCAAAAATACAATTTCGATATTCTTTGCGAGCGCTTGCGCGAGCTGGCGTTTCTGAACAAGGATTTGAAGATCAATATTACCGACGAGCGCACCGGCAAATCCGAAAAGTTTCAATACAAAGGCGGCATCATCGAGTTTGTGCAGTATATCGATGAAGCGCGTGAAGCGATCATGAAGAAGCCGATCTATATCTCCGGTGAGCGCGAGAATGTGCCGGTGGAACTGGCGCTGCAATACAACGACGGTTACAACGAGAACATTTTCACGTATGTCAACGACATTCACACCATCGAAGGCGGCTCGCATCTCGTCGGCTTCAAGGCGGCGTTGACAAAAACCATCAACACCTACGCGACAAAAAACAATCTCATCAAGGAAAAGGACGAAATTCAGCTCTCCGGCGACGACGTGCGCGAGGGCTTGACCGCAGTGTTGAGCATCAAAGTCGCCGAGCCGCAGTTCGAGGGCCAAACCAAAACCAAGCTCGGCAACAGCGAAGTACGCGGCATCGTCGAATCGATCATTGGCGAAGGCTTGAGCGTTTATTTTGAAGAGAATCCTCCGGTCGCGCGCAAGATCGTTGAAAAATGCTTGTTGGCCGCGCGCTCTCGTGAAGCGGCGCGCAAAGCGCGTGAGTTGACGCGGCGCAAGTCCGGCATTGACGGCGCCGGGCTTCCCGGTAAGCTGGCGGATTGCAGCATCACCGACCCCGAGCATTGCGAAATTTATATCGTTGAGGGCGATTCCGCCGGCGGCTCGGCGAAACAGGGCCGCGATCGCCGCTTCCAGGCAATTCTGCCGATCAAAGGCAAAATTTTGAATGTGGAAAAAGCGCGGCTGGACAAAATTCTCTCCAACGAGGAAATCCGCACGATCGTTACGGCGCTGGGCACCGGCATTGGCAGCGACGATTTTGATGCGAGCAAGATTCGCTACGGCAAGGTGATCATCATGTCCGATGCCGACGTCGACGGCTCGCACATTCGCACCTTGCTGCTGACCTTTTTCTTTCGCTACATGAAGCCGCTGGTCGAGCAGGGCCGCATTTTCATCGCGCAGCCGCCGTTGTATCGCATTGCCAAGGGCAAGGAAGAGTATTATGCTTATGACGATGACGAAAAAGAATCCATACTCGAGCGCTTCGAGAAACAAGACGGCATCAATATTCAGCGCTACAAAGGCCTCGGCGAAATGAATCCCGAGCAGCTTTGGAAAACGACGATGGATCCGGAGCAGCGCACCATGCGGCAGGTGACCATCGAAGAAGCCTATCAAGCCGATTTGATTTTCTCGACGCTGATGGGCGACAAAGTCGAGCCGCGCCGGAAGTTTATCGAGGAGAATGCGAAGTATGTGCGAAATTTGGATGTGTAA
- a CDS encoding AAA family ATPase — MPRSEKPFLIEITLLRDKVPSFEKYPFCLSVVKHLRTLAFHPNVTFLIGENGTGKSTLLEAIAVALRYNPEGGTTNVMFSTRETHSNLHEYLRLSRSSKRPKDGYFLRAESFYNVASYMDDIGYLKSYGGKSLHQQSHGESFLSLLNYKFRGNGLYLLDEPEAALSPIRQLAAMAIIHKLAEANSQFIIVTHSPIIMAYPNARIYHLSESGIQEVKYTETEHYKIAKDFLNRPEQTLRALLDEP, encoded by the coding sequence ATGCCACGTTCTGAAAAACCCTTTTTAATTGAAATAACATTGCTACGGGACAAAGTTCCGTCGTTTGAAAAGTACCCATTTTGCCTGTCTGTAGTTAAGCATCTCAGGACCCTTGCCTTTCATCCCAATGTGACTTTTCTGATTGGTGAGAATGGCACGGGGAAATCGACTCTCCTAGAAGCAATAGCAGTCGCGTTGCGCTATAACCCGGAAGGTGGCACGACGAACGTTATGTTTTCAACGCGGGAGACACATTCCAACTTGCACGAATACTTAAGATTAAGCAGAAGTTCCAAGAGGCCGAAGGACGGCTACTTTCTAAGAGCGGAAAGTTTCTACAACGTTGCTTCCTATATGGATGACATTGGTTATCTTAAAAGTTATGGAGGCAAGTCGCTTCACCAACAATCTCATGGCGAATCTTTTCTTTCCTTGTTGAATTACAAATTTCGTGGGAATGGATTGTATTTACTGGATGAGCCAGAAGCTGCCTTATCGCCCATCCGGCAACTGGCGGCCATGGCGATTATCCACAAGCTTGCAGAAGCGAATTCCCAATTTATTATTGTCACACATTCACCAATCATTATGGCGTATCCCAATGCGCGTATTTATCACCTATCCGAGTCCGGCATTCAAGAAGTGAAATACACGGAGACAGAGCACTATAAAATTGCTAAAGATTTCTTGAACCGACCAGAGCAGACGTTGCGAGCGCTTTTAGATGAACCGTGA
- a CDS encoding methylated-DNA--[protein]-cysteine S-methyltransferase, protein MQLVGHINEDQVMALYLGELTRDEEQRLHRHVSDCPGCLREFSLYREILGGVETLVKQMGGQHAELLRAAIKSKMRDKQIYYEFLHHPLVGTMMVAVTSLGVCKTEFTDKTPFEVEEFLKARQPGAWVRRDQLMTAAIRQELQLYFQRKLSRFTIPIDWRFVTSDFQRSVLQLASRIPYGQVYTYGELAQKLGKPKASQAVGQALGANPIPLLIPCHRVVASSGKLGGFSGRPGEEGLLLKRHLLQHEGVRWTANGKQLTRQMELFAV, encoded by the coding sequence ATGCAGCTTGTCGGTCACATCAACGAAGACCAGGTCATGGCGCTGTATCTCGGCGAGCTCACCCGCGACGAGGAGCAGCGCTTGCACCGTCACGTCTCGGATTGCCCCGGCTGCCTTCGCGAGTTTTCTTTGTATCGCGAAATTCTCGGCGGCGTGGAAACGCTGGTCAAGCAAATGGGTGGCCAGCATGCCGAATTGCTGCGGGCGGCGATCAAAAGCAAAATGCGCGACAAACAGATTTATTATGAATTCCTGCACCATCCTCTCGTCGGCACGATGATGGTGGCGGTGACCAGCCTGGGCGTCTGCAAGACGGAATTTACCGACAAAACCCCCTTTGAAGTTGAAGAATTCTTGAAAGCGCGCCAGCCGGGGGCCTGGGTCCGGCGCGATCAGCTCATGACTGCCGCCATCCGGCAGGAGCTTCAGCTTTATTTTCAGCGCAAACTCAGCCGGTTTACCATTCCGATCGATTGGCGTTTTGTCACCAGCGATTTTCAACGCAGCGTTCTGCAGCTCGCCAGCCGGATTCCGTACGGCCAAGTCTACACCTATGGCGAGTTGGCCCAAAAGCTTGGCAAGCCCAAAGCCAGCCAGGCCGTCGGCCAGGCGTTGGGCGCCAATCCGATTCCACTGCTCATTCCCTGCCATCGCGTCGTCGCCAGCAGTGGAAAGTTGGGAGGTTTTTCCGGCCGGCCCGGCGAAGAGGGCTTGCTGCTCAAACGCCATTTGCTACAGCATGAAGGCGTGCGATGGACGGCGAACGGAAAACAACTGACGCGACAAATGGAATTGTTTGCCGTCTGA